The following proteins are encoded in a genomic region of Populus nigra chromosome 16, ddPopNigr1.1, whole genome shotgun sequence:
- the LOC133675916 gene encoding fasciclin-like arabinogalactan protein 12 translates to MKQLISFSFSLVLLSLHCTQTLSQPPNAAPAKAPAAATAPPPAATSAQASPPVMVPVQVSKGPVNVIKILQKAGHFAFFTRLIKSTQEDIQLFSQLNDSRDGVTVFAPTDGAFSVIIKSGVLNSLTDHQKIELVQFHIIPRILTTANFQTVSNPITTLAGSGNRFALNVITTENMVNVTTGLTNTSVSAIVYTDSQLAIYQVDKVLLPLDIFAPKPLAPAPAPPKPKKDDGAESPMVPEDTSGSVICMVHNTLLMFGAGLVAAALPL, encoded by the coding sequence ATGAAGCAACTAATTTCCTTCTCATTTTCTCTTGTTCTTCTCTCCCTCCACTGCACCCAAACACTATCCCAGCCACCAAATGCAGCACCAGCAAAAGCACCTGCTGCAGCCACTGCGCCACCACCAGCTGCAACGTCTGCTCAAGCCTCGCCACCTGTTATGGTTCCTGTACAAGTTTCAAAAGGCCCTGTCAATGTCATTAAAATCCTCCAGAAGGCTGGCCACTTTGCGTTCTTCACCCGCCTTATAAAATCCACTCAAGAGGACATCCAATTATTCTCCCAGCTCAATGACTCGAGAGATGGGGTCACCGTCTTTGCCCCAACTGATGGTGCCTTTTCGGTCATTATCAAATCTGGTGTTCTTAACTCCCTAACTGATCATCAGAAGATCGAGTTGGTACAATTTCATATAATACCAAGAATTCTGACAACCGCCAATTTTCAAACTGTCAGCAATCCTATAACAACATTGGCAGGATCCGGTAATCGTTTCGCACTTAATGTGATAACTACAGAAAATATGGTGAATGTAACTACGGGACTTACCAATACAAGCGTATCGGCAATTGTATACACAGATAGCCAGCTTGCTATTTATCAGGTTGACAAGGTGCTACTTCCTTTAGATATTTTTGCCCCTAAACCTCTTGCTCCTGCACCAGCACCACCAAAGCCTAAAAAGGATGATGGTGCAGAGAGTCCTATGGTTCCTGAAGATACTTCTGGCTCAGTAATATGCATGGTGCATAATACTCTGCTCATGTTTGGAGCTGGCTTAGTTGCTGCTGCTCTTCCTTTGTGA